The genomic DNA CTCCGGTCGTCAGGCCAGTCTCCACCGCTCCACAGCCTGCGTTGGCCGGCAGTAATCAAACATTCGTGGAAATTGCAAAGTTAGTCAAGCCGGCGGTGGTGAATATCTATGCGACTAAAAGCGGACGTTCTGAAGGATCAGGTGCCACGCCGTTCGATGACCCCTTATTTAGAAAGTTTTTCGGTGACGAGTTTTTCCGAAGGTTTGAACACCCGAAAGAACGGAAAGAACGAGGGCTCGGATCCGGCGTCATCGTGGAATCCAACGGGTTGATCATCACCAACAATCATGTCGTCGGCAAGGCGGACGAAATTCGCGTCACCCTGTCGGACAAGCGTGAATTCAAAGCGAAGCTGATCGGCACCGATCCGAAGACCGATGTGGCCGTTGTAAAGATCGACGCAACCGGACTTCCGACCGTAGCCTGGGCGGATTCAGACCAATTGGAAGTCGGAGAGTTCGTCCTGGCCGTCGGCAATCCATTCGGACTCACACAGACCGTCACCTTGGGGATCGTCAGTGCTCTTGGGCGAGCCGCAGGTATTGCCGAATACGAAGATTTCATCCAGACGGATGCGGCCATCAACCCGGGCAATTCCGGTGGACCCTTGGTCAATGTGAGGGGTGAGTTGGTGGGAATCAATACGGCCATATTCAGTCAGAGCGGCGGGAACATGGGAATCGGTTTCGCCGTGCCGAGTAATATGGCTCAGACTATTATGAGCCAACTCGTACAAACGGGAAAAGTTGTTCGTGGCTGGCTTGGGGTGTCTATTCAGGAATTGACGCCGGAATTGGCATCTCAATTCGGCATCACGGAGACAAAGGGCGTGCTCGTCAGTGATGTCATGGACGACAGCCCGGCGAAAAAGGCGGGATTCGAACGGGCCGACGTCATCGTCGAGTATGACGGCAAACCCATGGATTCACCGACGCACTTGCGCAATGCGGTGGCTCAAACGCCGGTTGGGAAAAAAGTCACAATCAAATTCATTCGCGATAAAAAACCGAAAACGGTGGACCTCACCATCGTCGAGCAGCCCAAGTCGATGTCGCAAAACGGTGAGGATGATGGAGGTGAATCGGCCACGCCCACCGGTGTGCTTTCCAGCCTCGATGTCCGAGATTTGACCCAGGAGTTGGCGAGTCGGTACGGACTCAAGTCGAGTGAGCGGGGTGTCGTGATCGTTCGGGTCAAACCTGGGAGTACGGCCGAGGAATTGGGAGTCCGGGAGGGTGATATCGTCCTTGAAGTCAATCGCCAACCCGTGTCGTCGGTGAAGGTTTTTGAGCGAATCGCCGGAAAGCTGCCTAAGGATCAATCGGTCTTGCTTTTGTTGAAACGGCAGGGGCGGACGATCTACCTGACGCTTCGTCCATGAGGATTGCCGAAGCGGTTAGGTCGAGATGGAGGTGCCAAGGTTTCGCCAGCAACTTGCGCTCGTGCGCTTCCCGCAATGAGTAAGGATAGCGTAGACTCCAGCCGTGAGTAACCACACAGTGGCTCTAGTCCCTGCCGCCGGACGGGGCCTCCGCATGGGCGGCTCGGTGCCCAAACAATTTCTTGCAC from Nitrospira sp. includes the following:
- a CDS encoding HtrA protease/chaperone protein; this translates as MNQPDLGQKPTWATRNWIVAATLLTAGMIIGFVVASDLGWLPNGHAVPDSTSVAPPPPVVRPVSTAPQPALAGSNQTFVEIAKLVKPAVVNIYATKSGRSEGSGATPFDDPLFRKFFGDEFFRRFEHPKERKERGLGSGVIVESNGLIITNNHVVGKADEIRVTLSDKREFKAKLIGTDPKTDVAVVKIDATGLPTVAWADSDQLEVGEFVLAVGNPFGLTQTVTLGIVSALGRAAGIAEYEDFIQTDAAINPGNSGGPLVNVRGELVGINTAIFSQSGGNMGIGFAVPSNMAQTIMSQLVQTGKVVRGWLGVSIQELTPELASQFGITETKGVLVSDVMDDSPAKKAGFERADVIVEYDGKPMDSPTHLRNAVAQTPVGKKVTIKFIRDKKPKTVDLTIVEQPKSMSQNGEDDGGESATPTGVLSSLDVRDLTQELASRYGLKSSERGVVIVRVKPGSTAEELGVREGDIVLEVNRQPVSSVKVFERIAGKLPKDQSVLLLLKRQGRTIYLTLRP